Below is a window of Halobaculum lipolyticum DNA.
ACGGAGTCGGCCGTCACGTTCCGCACGTCGACGGCCGAGACGTCCTTGAGTCGCGTCAGCGTCTCCGAGGGGTCCTCGCCGGTGCCGCCGCCGGTGCCGGTCGGGCGGACGTTGATCAGCCGGATCGCCGACCCGGCCGCGCCCAGGTCGTTCGCGAGCCACAACAGCGAGCGCTGGTGGGGCCCGCCGCCGACGCCGACGTTGACGGTGTCGAGCGAGTCGACCGTGACGTCGGCGCCGGCGTACACGACGTCGCAGGGGGCGCCGAACTCGACGGCCTCCGTGATGTCGGGGCGGTCCTCGGGGTACCCCATCAACACGAGGTCTGCGCGGCGCTCGCGGGCCGTCCGGAGCACGTCGAAGGCGACGTCGCGGCTGAGGTGGCCCTCGACGGTGTACTCCACGTCGATTCCCGGGTCGGCCTCGGCCAGCAGCGCGGTCAGTTCCTCGACGCGCGCGGTCGCGTCCTCGCGCCGGAGTTCGTTCGGCGTCTGGTCGGGGAGTTCGGTGACGTGCAGGACGTGGACGACCGGGTCGGGGGCGTGCGTGGCCGCGATGGCCGCCGCCAGCCGGACGTGGTCGCGCGCGTTCTCCGGGCGCGCGACGGGAACGAGCACGCGATAGCGCTCGTCGTCGGTGGGTGTCGCGGCCGCCCCGGTCGCCTCGGTCGCCTCGCCACCCGCGCCGGCCGCGGCGTCGCCGGCGGCGGCCGGCGTCGAAGGGGGCTCGACCAGTTCGACGAGTTCGTCCACGTCGGGCGCGCCGCCCCACAGGAGGTAGACGCCGAGCGTCGCGGCCGTCAGCAGGACGCCCGTCACGACGCCGTCGGTCGGGAGGTTGGTGATGAGCGCGACGTTGGCGACGACGCCGACGAGGGGGACGAGCGGGACGCCGGGGACGCGGAAGCCGCGCTTCAGCTCGGGGAACCGGCGGCGAGAGTACACCAGCGCGACGTTGACCACCGCCAGCGGGAGCAGCAGGTTCAGCGTGGCGAACCCAGTCAGCGCCGTGAGTCCCAGGTGGAGGCCGGCGAGTGCGGGTCCTTCGGCGGGGAACGCCCCGATGAACGCGACGATCAGCGCGACGATGACCCCGGTGGCGCCGGCGACGCTCCAGAAGGGCGTGCCGTAGTCGGGGTGGATCCGCGCGAGGCGACGGGGCGCCTGCCCCTGGCGGCCCATCAGCGAGCCGATGCTGGACGCGGCGAGGATCGACGCGTTCGACGCCGACACCATCGAGAAGATGGCGCCCGCGACGATGAGGCTCCGCCCGACGTCTCCGAGGAACGACGCCGCGACCCGTCCCATCGCCGTCTCGCCCTCGCGGGCGATCACCTCGGCGGGGACCGGGGAGTTCACCATCGCGACGATGACGAGCGCGTACAGCACGGTGACGGTGAGGATGCTCGCGGCGATGGCGCGCGGCACCGTCCGCTTCGGGTCGATGATCTCCCCGGCGCTGGCGGCGATCGCCGAGAAGCCGAAGAACGTGATGAACGCCAGCGCCGAGATGGCGAGGATGTCGACGGCGCCGCCGTGGAACTCCGTCGCGAACGTGTCGACGGCGGCGGCGGGCCCGCGGAACGCGAACGCGCCGCCGACGAACGCGAACAGGACCGCCACCTTCGCGCCGGTGACGAACAGTTGGAACGTGCCCGACTCCTCGGTCCCGCGGGCGTTGAGGACGCCGAGCAGGACCGCCGCCGCGACCGCGGTCGTCCCGTGCGGGAGCCACCCCAGCGACTCCGGCAGCACGAACCGGACGACCCACTCGTCCATCGTGGCGAGGTAGAAGGCGGTAGTTCCCGTGTACCCGAGGAACAGCGAGGCGCCGATCCCGTACGTCAGGAGGTCCCTGTGCTCGAACGTACGCGAGCAGAACAGGTAGCCCCCGCCGTTCTCCGAGTACACCGACGCGAACTCCGAGTAGGCGGCGGCGGTGACGCCGGCGACGAGCGCCGCGATCACGAACGCGATCACGGCGCTCGACCCGATCGCCGCGACCGCGGTGCCCGACAGCGAGAAGATGCCGGCCGCGATCATCGTTCCCAGCCCGATCGCGAAGGCGATCTTGAAATCCAGTGTGCGTGTGTGTTCGACCATGTCTCTTTGTGCCAGTGACGGCTCCGTCGCGGCCGCCCCGCGACGTCTCTCGGCCCCCCGCGACATCGCGAGGGACGGTGCTGCGCCTCCGCGAGCGGGCCCGCCGACCGTGGCGGGCGGTCGCCGACCGGTCGCTACTCGTTCGACAGCCTGATCGTGTGTTCGTCGACCGCGTCACACCGGGGGCACTCGTGGTAGTAGTGGACTCGGCTGCCGTCGGTCTCGCTGTGCCACTCCCCGTCGGCGTCCTCGTAGCCGCACTCCGAGCAGGTGAGTTCCTCGTGGTCGTAGTACTGCTTGAGTCGCTCCAGGGGCGACCGGCTTTTCTCCTCGCTCATGGAGTCGCCTCCGATAGCCGCACACAAAAATATAGTGGTCGTCTGATTTCGGTTCGGAAAATATGGTCGGAAAACTGTCGAATCCGCACGCGCCGTTCCGGCCCGGCGGCCGCGCGCTGGCACAACCCATTTCATCGGACCCGGTGTACGGACGGTATGACCCACCGGATCGACGAGATCGACCGGGTGATCCTCTACCATCTCGCCGCCGACGCGCGGACGACGACGGCGCCGACGATGGCCGAGCAGGTGGACGTGACGCCGGCGACGATCCGCAACCGGATCCGGCAGTTGGAGGAGCGGGGCATCGTCCGCGGCTACCACGCGGCCATCGACTACGAGGCCGCCGACGGGAAGGTGACCACCCAGTTCACGTGTACGGTGCCGGTGAACGAGCGCTCGGCCATCGCGGCCGACGCGCTGGCGACCCACGGCGTCGTGAACGTGCGGGAGCTGTTGGCCGGGCAGGACAACCTCCTCGTCACCGCCGTCGGCGAGGACACCGACGACGTCGACCGGATCGCCCACCAGTTGTCCGAACTGGGCGCGACGATCAAACGCGAGGACATCGTCCGCACGGACACGACCCAGCCGCTGCGGTCGTTCGCGCCCGACGCCGACGGGCCGCCCTCGGCGGTCCGCGACCTCCAGAGCGTCGCAGGCGGCGCCGAAGTGGTCGAGTTCACCGTCTCCCAAGAGGCGCCCGTGGTCGGCACGACGCTGGAGGCGGCCAACGAGTCGGGCCTGCTCCCGGACGACGTACTCGTCGTCAGCATCGAGCGCGGGGACACACGGCTCACCCCGAGCGGCGACACGCGCATCGAGGCCGGCGACGTCGTCTCCGTCTTCTCGCCGGACGCGTTCCCCGAGGCGTTGGTCGAGTCGTTCGCGGCGTCGGTTGCGGGGAGCGACGCGGGCTGAGTGTGATCGCGGAGGTGAACTACTCTAACGCAGGGATCTACAAGCGACTCCGCCACTTGCACGAACTCGGATACCTGGAGACCGAGAGAGTCGGGCAGGGTCGAGCTTGGCGGCACACGGACGCCGGCCGCGCGTTCCTCGAGGAGTCGGAGTAGCTGTTCGAGCACGCATCGTCAGTGTAGCGCGTTTGAGGGACAACGCGGAGCCTCGGGGGGAGTGGGGTCACGCCCTCGAACCGGTCAGCGAGCTTGTGGAGACGCTCGACCTTGTTCGAATACCTTCGTGCCTGGTCGTTCACCTTGCTCGTCCCGAACCCGCTCGGGGAACTGCACTTCGCCCCGAACTGCGAGTACCGGAGATAGAATAGCCGTCCAGCACGCTAGACGATGTCGAGTGGGCGGTAGCCAAGGAAGAACAACTCCCTCAACTTAGCGTGAATTTCGGGTGTGTACAGGACAGCACTCGACCACTCGACCAGTTCGGCTCCTCGCCCACGAAGTCCGAACGTCGTACAGCTCGGACGCCCGAACGAACGGGCGACTCACCTTCCTACATCCCCGTCGACTGAATCCAAATCCTGTTACTCAAGAATATAAATCGCTACACGGGTGAGTCGCCGATAATGTCGTCCCGGAAGAACGTGGAGTGGGACCGCCGAGGCGTGCGATTCCCTTTGTGTCGCTACTAAGCCAACAGAAACGGCGGCAAAATCGAAGCACATCGCGGTTACTCCTCCTCGAAGAAGCTCCGCCGCGACTGCATCCGCTGGAGCAACTGCGGGTGATCGTAGTGGTCGCGGATCACTTCCGGCGTCGCGTTCACGCGCTCCGACAGCACGTCCGGTGGCCACCCTTGGTCACGGTGCCAAGTGATCGAACCCGTCCGGACTCGGTGAGGAGACCTCGAGGACGGACACCGCTGTTCGAGGCCGTGGTCGCGAGCCTCGCAGTCCTCCGGGTCACGGTCATGTGGACACTCTCCGCCTAACCGGCACGGCTGGGTGACGATGTTGGAGACGCGCCGGATCGCTGCCTTCGACAGCCTGCCTTCTCCTTTCTCGGTGGTGAAGACGGGCGACCGGCCGTCGTCGTCGAGTGAATCGATCCGGTTCACATTCATATACGCGCGGAGCACGTCGGCCGGCTTCTCGCGGAGCGTCACCGGTCGCTGTCCCTCGATGCCGTTCTTCAGCGGCGTGTTCTCCCGGTGCCGGAAGTAGACGAACGGTGGCGTCACCTCGTCGCGGATCGTCCGGTAGGTCGTCTCGTCGACCTCCGGGTAGTTCCGGAGCCGGTCGAGATCGCCGTCTGTGAGGTAGACGTCCTCCGAGTCAAGCGCACGGAGCGCCCCGAGCCGGCAGCCGGTGTCCCACGCGACGGCGAGCATCGCGTGGTCGCGGGAGGCGTACCGAAACCGGTCGAGCTTCTCGAGCGCCTCTTCGGCGCGTTCGGTCGCGAGTCGCTCCTCGTTGACCCGGTGCGCCTTCGTCATCGACGGCACGTCGACAGCGGCCACCACGTCCGCCGTGACGGCGTTCAGGTCCCGGCAGAACCCGAGGAAGTGACGGAGCGTCCCCAACTGATTGTTGAGCGTGGTGAGGCTCAGTCCCTCCGCGCGACGGGCGGAGTCGAAGTCGTACACGTCGCGCGGCCCGAGGTCGTTCAGGTTGTCGAAGCCCTCCTCCTCGCACCACTCCTCGAAGTGCCGGATGCGGTAGGTGTAGCTCCGGACTGTCGCCTCCGCCTTCTCCGATTCGATGCGACCGAGCCACATCTCGATCGCCTTCGACGGTGCGAGCGGTTCGAGGTCGCCGTCAGTCTGCACGCGGGGTCACCTCCGAACCCGCGAAGTTGCCGTCCTCGTCGCGGAGCGGGTTGTACCCCGGACCGCCACGCGGGCCGCCCGTCGGGTCCACCACCTCCGGCCGGTGCGGGCACCGCCCTTCGTGCTCCTCGGGAAGCGGATCGTTCGCGCCGCGGCCGCGGCGTTGGTGGCCGTACTCGGTCCCGTCCGGCCCGACGGTCACGTACCGACGGCAGGTGAGGCAGAGAACACGCCCGCCGTGATCGGAGACGCGCTCGAGGTGGTCGGGGAGGTACTCCTCGCGGCGCTCGCGACCGCCCGTGCGAGCGTCGGCGCTCACTCGGCGTCACCTCCCACGAGCGCGTCGGCGAGCAGATCGATCCGGTCGCGGAGCAGCTGGCGACCGGCGTCGGTAAGGACGTACTCGTTCGTGCGCTTGTCGAGCGCGGACTTCTCCACGAAGCCGTACTCCGCGAGGTCGTCCAGGGCCGGGTAGAGGCGACCGTGGTTGATCTCTTGCTCGTAGAGGTCCTGCAGGACGCGCTTGACTGCGAGTCCGTAGGAGGTCTCTCCGTCGCTCTGGAGGCGGGCAAGCGCGTAGAGGACGTTGCCCTCGAACGCGGTGAGGTCCGTCCAGCGCTGGTGGTTACTCTCGGTACACTTTTTCGACTGCGTGGTATGATTAGACATTGCTCTGGTCGTGATGCGGAGCGCGCGCTCCGCGCGTGCTTGGCGAACGATTCAGGGTGACTCTCGCCGCGACGCCCCGGCTTTTGGAAGGGTTGGGGGCGTCGCGGTTGGTCAGGTCACTCGCGGGACGTGCGTCTCCTCGAGGAGGCGGCGGTGCGTCCGGGCGTGCGGGGACTTCAATAGCCCCCGAAGTGGATTCCGACATGGGTTCCGTACCTGTGATACGGGACCTCGCGCGGACCGGTGCTGGTACACCGGGTCCGCTTCTCACGACACCGCGATCGCCAGCGGTGCGTGTACGTCCCGTAACAGGTCCTGTGGACGGCGGGGATATAGTTCCTTTGCTTTAACTGGTTCGCTCGTTAGAGGTGTAGATGTGGTGAAAATTTATCCCTCGGGATTGGAGCGTACCACAATGGCTGGTAGGAAGGAAACGGTATCCGACGACGAGATTCTGCGGCTCTTTCTCGAGTCGCCGGATCCGTTCCTCGTCACCAATGAAATTGCCGACCAGCTCGGATTTTCCAACACTGGTGCCCGCAAGAGACTGTACTCCCTTGCTGAGGAGGGCTACATCGAGTTCAAGAAAGCCGGGAACAGCCCTGCTTGGTGGCTCACCGATGCCGGCCGCGAGTTCCTTGAGACGGGGAGTAGCGCACTCCCTATCGGTATCGTTGAGCGCGAGCTTCGAGCCGCCGTCGTTGCGACGATGTTGCTCGCGATCGTCGCGGGCGTCTTGGTAGAGTTGGCACCCATTTGAGTGGCAGATCCCTGCACGCGGTATCAGCGTATGGGCGTTTGAGGGATAAGGCGGAGCCATGCGTGTGGAGTGTAAGTGAAACGAGTTCAGATCTCTTCTTTATTCGACGCTTGGTACGCCCGATTAGTGAGCGAAGAAACCACGTGGTCATCATTCAGAATGTGGATAAGACCCCAAATTTTCAACTTGTTCTCTAGAACTATCTCGCGGTCGTCAGCGACTCCATCAATGTGGATTCCATCCAGTGCGTTGGGATACTCACCGAGCACCCACTCAATATCGTCCATGTCCAACTCTTCGTAGAGGCCGTTCTCTTGGACATCACGTAGCTTCCGCATCATGTTCGGATTATTCAGAACACCCGACTCCACTAGGTCCATGTCTCCGAATCTTATATCTCCCTCACGGAGCGTTCCGAGAACGTTCTCTGCAACCTCTTCATACACCTCGTGGTAATCAAACATCTGCTCAAACCGCCAATTATCGAAGATATACAACACACCGTCATAGTATACCGCGTCAAGCCGTTTCGGGATCGAGATGATCGGGTCATCAATTGGCGTAAGTTCTCCACCGCGGGTCCAAATGTTGAAGAGACTCGTGTTCCCAAGCAGCTGGTTTCCCCAATAATGTTGGAACCCAATCACCATCCCATCTTCACTGTCCATTATTCGGATGGCTTGGAAATCTGGATCCATCTCCTCGTAAGTAGTATAGCCGACTTCTCGCTCCGAGAATATCTCCTCAAACCGACCGATAAGTGGAAGTTCGTCTTCGGTGATGTATCGGAGATGGCGGCGATCTCCTTTCGCCTCACCGTATCGGACCGGCTCAACCTCGTGTGAGGCAATCTGTCCGAGTTTTGCACCAATTCGCTTGTTTACTAACGAATGCAGTCGATCCAGTGACTCTGAGGGGAGATCAATCTCGCCAAAGTCGTAGCTGCGATCTTCCTCTCTTTCGGACTTTGCGACGATAAAATCGCGATATCGACCATCCTCGTGACGTTTCGGTTCACCATCTGATTGTACGAGGAAATCCTGTACATTCCGGAGCTGTTCCTCGACATCGATTTCATCAGAACTCATTCGTTAATGTACGATGAATTTGATTATTTATAAACTATTCTGTTCAACGTGCAAGGTAGATATTAGGTCCAATCTCTACCGCGCTAATTTGGTCATTAGCATCAACCTCGACCTCTCGAGGTGCGATTACGAGGTCGGTGTTCCCGGACTCAAAATCCTCTACCTCGTAGATGTTGTATCCGCGTGCAGCGAGGACTGGATTGATGTGCAGCTGAGAGGATCGGGTCTGAATGAGGCCTAATACCACAAAGAACCCGATTAGTGTCACCCAAGCATCCCATTGGCTCAAGTCAATACTAATGAATGGGAAGACGTAGGTGATTACGTATCCCGTTAGAAGATCATTTCTCTGACGGACCGATTCCAAGCGCTTTGGTTTCGGCTCCTGAGATTTCTGGATACCCATCGCCTTCCAGAGGACACTTCCGGAGAATATTGTTAGAACAATGAAGACCGTCCAGACCGGAATTTGGTATGGCCCAACAGGCAAACGCACGTTACGGTAGAGCCATGCCATGATGAGATAGAAAGGGATGTACGAACTCAGAAATAGGGCAATCTCTACCCAAGAGCGAAACCGTCTCATCAGTTTATACACCTATCATCTCAGTATAAGAATGTCTTCCGAATATACATTCCAGATCAATTCTTGCTGAGATGGTCGTTGTAACTACTTCCAAACCGCACTTTTAGGTACGAAGACGGCCCCACCACGAGTATGACCGAGAGCAGGCCGAAGGCCATCGACCTATTCTGTGGGGCTGGCGGTCTCACGCAGGGTCTCTCCGACGCTGGCTTCGACGTTCTCTGGGGGATCGACCACGAGGAGAATACGAAGCCGACCTACGATCACAACCACGACCACGAGATGACGGTCGGCGACATCCGCGAGACATCGCCACCTGACCTCGGGCTCGAGGAGGGGGAACTCGACCTCGTCGCTGGAGGACCACCCTGCCCTACCTTCTCTCTTGTCGGTCGAAGCAAGATCAACTCGCTGGAGGGTCAAAGCACGACGACTGACGAGCGCCATCAGCTCTACGAGGACTTCCTTCGCTTCGTCGCCCACTACGAACCCAAGGCGTTCCTGATGGAGAACGTCAAGGGGATGCTCTCCGCCGCCAACGACGATGGTGAAGATGTCGTCGACGTGATCTCCGGGCAGATGGAGGATCTCGGCTACGAGGTCACGGTGAAACTGCTCGACTCCGCGGACTTCGGCGTCCCCCAGCATCGAGAGCGGCTCTTCTTCATCGGGAACCGAATTGGCGTCGACAATCCCGACTTAGACGAGTGGAAGACGCACCGACCGCCGAGCAACGAGGAAGAGAAGCAGATCAAGTTCAACACGGCTGGAGGGCCTGAAGAAGAAAACCAGGAGTCGCTCCACGCCTACACTGAGGAGGAAGAGAAGGAATTCCCCCACTTCGAGGAGTCTCCCGAGAGGCGTGTACCGTGGAACACAGTTGCCGACGCGATCCTCGACCTTCCCCCTGTCTCGCCGAACGGGGAGACGCCGCCGACGCAAGCTGAGGAGTACACGATGGGGCCTGTCTCGGAGTATCAGTACTGGATTCGGGGCCGACCCGGTCCGGACGAGTGGGAGGGCCGTACGCTATACAACCACGAGTGCCGCGGCCACAACATGCGTGACCTGACCCTCTACAAGCTCCTCGGTGAGGGGACCTCCTACATCATCGGCGACATTCCCGAGGAACACCAGCCCTACCGCTCGGACATCTTCCCCGACAAACTGAAGAAACAGAACCCGAAGGAACCGTCGACGACCGTCGTTGCCCATCTCTACAAGGACGGTCACATGTTCATTCACCCGACTGAAGCCCGTTCGATCACCGTTCGCGAGGCAGCTCGACTACAGTCCTTCCCTGACGACTTCGAGTTCCCCGTCGCGAGGACACACGCGTTCAAGCAGGTAGGCAACGCCGTTCCCCCACTGCTGGCCCAAGCGATCGCTACCGCGGTTCGAAAAACGGTCCTCGGGATTTCTCAGGATAGTACACTTTCCCCAGAGGCGGACGACTAATTCACTTCAGTCTGGAGTTCGATACCGGTGAACTGAGCGAGATCGTTTAGGAACTGATCTCCTGGTCGAAGAGCGTGGAGTTCTGGATCATCACCGTATTCCTCCCACGTGTACGTGTCACGAGAGATGTACACTCGACTACCATCCTTCTGAATGTCGAGGATCTTCTCTTCAGAGATGTCGTCATCCTCCAACGGTACGAACCAGACCTCGTCGATGTCTATCTCTGCTTCACGGGTCAGGCTCTGCCGGAAACGCTCTCGGAGTGTCCGTTTGCAAGAAAACCCGATCGTGGCTCCGTCAGTGATCAGCATGTTATCGATCTCAAAGTCGCCGTGGTGACGTGGTTCTCCTGTAACCGGAACGCCGAACGCATCGAAAACCAGATTGAGCGCAGTTTCGAGTACACCCCCTGCATCGCTCTTTCGTTTGTTCCCAGCGCGTCGCTCGTACTCCTGTGTCACTGCGGCTATTAGACGAGCGCGTTCGTTCTGACCGTCCACATCAGATTTCTCGATCAACTCCTGCACGTATGGAACAAGTGCTCTGTTCTGTCCCCCGGCCTGCAACACGGTGCCCTCTTCGTCCACGTCTTTCAGGGCATCATAGGCATTTTCGGGTTGATACTGAGTCCTATCTTCGTTGAACAGCGTATCGATTACGATGACTTCCATCGCGTCATCATCGAATTCAGGCGCAGCACCCAGTTGGTGTGTCGTCTTTACGATGAACTCACAAGCCAATTGGAGATCTCGGAGGTCCTGAAGAGATTCAATCCGATAATCGATTGCTTCGACCAGATCTTCGGTACTCGAATACCGCTTTGTCCGGCTACCGTGATGGAACTCGTTCACCGTCCCGAGAATCACCTCATCGATGATGCCTCTCGCCTCCTTAAGCGACATATCATCGTCAAGAGCATCACCTAGTTCTTTTCCTAGTCTTTGAGTAGCATCGGGCTCTTTCTTTGCGAAACTTCCGAGGTCTGAAGCTCCGAGAAACCGGAGGAACCAATAAATGTTGTTCTGCTCCGTGGGTATTTCGATCTCGCCACCGGTGTCGAGCTTAGACTGCTCGGACATGTACTCTGAATGTATAAATTAGATATCCCAACTAGGTTCCGACTCACAGATCGACCACAAATCCAATCTGGGGGGTGGTGTGACTGGTCAACCCGCTTTCTATACTGGCTGAACGCCGATCAGTCACTGGTCCACGTCGCACCCACCACCACACGGGGTTTCACGTCCCGAAGTCGACCACCTCTCGATTTGCACATCCGCTCGCGATGGCCATGTGCAGAATCGCTCCTCGAGCGTGACCCGTGACCCGCCCACCCTCGCCGATCGTCGCCGATCGGCCGCCAGTTTATAACTCAGATCGGGTTCGGTGAGGCGACAGAACTGGGATTCGCGGGTGTATGTGCAAGAACGAGATGCGGATTCACGACACCGACGAGCGCGACCGACTGTACGGGAACCTCGTCGAGGCGACCGGTGAGAACACGAAGAGCGGCGCGCTCGACGCGGCGGCGCGGTACTACCTCCAGATGCGCGGCGGATCGGCTGCCGTCCCGACCGGGGCCGTCACCGAACTCATGCGTGCCGCCGAAGAGCGTGGGAGCTTGACCGGGGCCGAGATCGCCGAGATACTCACGACCGACGAACTCCGGATCCGGTTTGAGACGAGCTGGTCTGTCGACTCGCAATAGGACTTGGCGACGAGGTAAGCTACCTGCAAGCCGTCCGCTATGAAAGCGACTTCTCCATGACGACCTCATCGTAGTCTCGGTACTCGAGCGGATAGGGCTCGGTCGCTTCGTATCCTCGGTCCCGGTAGAGGCTCGGGAGGTAGGGATGTTGTTCGGGAGTCGTTAGCCAGATGGAATCTACTCCTGAATCGGCGGCCCGCTCCTCGGCAATATCCAGCAGCTTGCTCCCGACGCCTTCCCCTTTCCAGTCCTCATGCACACAGAGCCGACTCAATTTTATCCGGTCAGTAGCCGTCGCTTCGAGGCGTACACCACCAATCACCCTGCCTTCGACCAAGGCGACGAGTACAGTGTTGTCACGGATCCATTCCGTGACTGTTTGTGCCGTAGCGGACTCCGCCTTCGCCGGAAAACCAAGCTCACGATTTTCTTGGTACGCATTTCGATAGACTGCCGCGAGTTCTTCTGCTGCCCCGGCGGATGCCTGTTGAATCTCGATATCTCGCATATCTCCAACAAACGAGGAATTCCATTGAATCCACGGGTGGCCGACTACCCTGGAGCCAATCCTGAGTGCGTTACTCCGAACTGACGCCGGTCGGGAGTGGCGGAATCTCGCCGTCGCGAACGTCACGGACGACGTACACGCCCTCCGCGAGCCGCTGAAGGTGAACGCGCTTTCCGCTCGGAATCTCGCCGTTCTCGTCGAGAACACCGTCTAACTCGAGGTCGGTCTTGTCGAGCGAGACCTTCGCCGTCCCGTTGTCGTCGGTGAGTGACCGGAATCCCATACTCGACTGCGCGGACGCCTCTCTCTTGTAGACCCCGCACCCTCCCCCTCACTATCGACTCAATCCCCTAGTTCGCAGGTACATATCCCGCCCCGTCTAGTGGGGGCGGTCGCGTATGGCATCTCAGCAATTCGACGCGGAGGACATCGGGCTGCTCGTGCTCGGGATCTTCTCCGCCGCTACGATGGTCGGAATCGCAAGCGTCGGCGCCTTCGGCGTCACGCTCTCGGACACCTTCACCGTCGCCGGGTTCACCACCTCCCTCGCGTGGGTGATCACCCTCGGCTCGTTCCTCGGCACGGTGTTCACGAACGACAACATGGACCTCCTCTCTTCGGAGGGGTACGCGAACCTCAAGAGCGCCGCCGACTCCTCGAGTTCCGGCATGACGGACTACTACGCCTACATCGTGATCGGCGCCGCCGTCGCGCTCGTCGCGTGGGTGTTCATCCCCGAGGTCGCCGAGTTCTTCCAGAGCCAAGACCTGTGGGGCGTCCTCTACATCGCCGGGATGGCCACCGCCCAGGTCGCTATCGGGTGGATGTACTGATGCGGCGACTCGGACAGGCGGGGGGCTTCGCGCTCGTGCTCGCGCTCGTCGCGGCCGTTCTGCTCGGGGCAGTCGGCGGCGTCGCCGCGGCCGACGTGTCCCTCACCAACGAGACCGTCGCCGTCGACGGCGACACGCAGTCCGTCTACGCCCAGGTGAACGCGAGCGACGCGACCACCGACGCGAACGTCACGGTCGAGTGGGTCGGCATCGACGCCGACGGCAACGAGACCGGAACGCTCGACACCCGCAACGTCACCGTCCCTAACGGAACCACCGAGACCGTGAAGTACGAATCGGTGGACCCGACGGCGTACGACTCGGTGCGGGTCACGGTCATGCTCGACAACACCACCGCGTCCGCGGACAACGTCTCGGCGTCGGCCGGGGCGATCCAGATGGTCGCGGGCGGCGGTGGCGGCGGGCTGCTCGACGGGACGGATCGGACGACGATCGGGGCCGGTGTCGTGGTGCTGCTCGGCATCGGCCTGTTCCTCCGCAGCGGGGAGGAGTAGCGGGGTCACGGTCATGCAGATTCTCCCGTTTTCGCTCACGTACGGAGCCGTCGCCTCGCTCGCCTCGGCGACCTACCTCGGCGTCCGCGGCGACGACCGCTTCGCGCTTGTCGCGCTCGCCCTCGCGGTCGTGTGTCTCGCCGGGCGCGCGCTCGTCGCCGGTTGGAGGCCCTCGTTGCCTCGTGGTCGGCTTCCCGCGCGGCGGACGGTCGTCGCCCCGCTGTTCGC
It encodes the following:
- a CDS encoding DNA cytosine methyltransferase; amino-acid sequence: MTESRPKAIDLFCGAGGLTQGLSDAGFDVLWGIDHEENTKPTYDHNHDHEMTVGDIRETSPPDLGLEEGELDLVAGGPPCPTFSLVGRSKINSLEGQSTTTDERHQLYEDFLRFVAHYEPKAFLMENVKGMLSAANDDGEDVVDVISGQMEDLGYEVTVKLLDSADFGVPQHRERLFFIGNRIGVDNPDLDEWKTHRPPSNEEEKQIKFNTAGGPEEENQESLHAYTEEEEKEFPHFEESPERRVPWNTVADAILDLPPVSPNGETPPTQAEEYTMGPVSEYQYWIRGRPGPDEWEGRTLYNHECRGHNMRDLTLYKLLGEGTSYIIGDIPEEHQPYRSDIFPDKLKKQNPKEPSTTVVAHLYKDGHMFIHPTEARSITVREAARLQSFPDDFEFPVARTHAFKQVGNAVPPLLAQAIATAVRKTVLGISQDSTLSPEADD
- a CDS encoding GNAT family N-acetyltransferase; this translates as MRDIEIQQASAGAAEELAAVYRNAYQENRELGFPAKAESATAQTVTEWIRDNTVLVALVEGRVIGGVRLEATATDRIKLSRLCVHEDWKGEGVGSKLLDIAEERAADSGVDSIWLTTPEQHPYLPSLYRDRGYEATEPYPLEYRDYDEVVMEKSLS